One genomic segment of Lampris incognitus isolate fLamInc1 chromosome 2, fLamInc1.hap2, whole genome shotgun sequence includes these proteins:
- the LOC130130899 gene encoding sodium- and chloride-dependent GABA transporter 2-like, which yields MSGSLYRQDHTQMQPPQVQERGQWATKAEFILTVAGAIIGLGNVWRFPYLCYKNGGGAFFIPYLLFLGTCGIPLFILETALGQYTSQGGITCWRKVCPLFEGMGYASQIIIFYGSISYIVILAWAFLYLFSSFSGELPWANCNNKWNTDACVVINNYTTTVNWTLPSNTTSSVIEFWQRRVLHISKGIESLGDVQWDLSLCLLLSWSICYFCVWKGVRSTGKAAYFTATFPYVMLVVLLIRGVTLPGAIDGIHYYMYPNASRLADPQVWMDAGTQIFYSYAVCLGYLTTLGSYNKYNNNCYRDSFLLCLLNSGTSFASGFAIFSILGYMAQKQGVDISTVAESGPGLVFIVYPQAVTLLPLPQLWAVCFFAMILLLGIDGQFVGLESIMTSLSDVYPSLIRRRYNRELLLLLICVTCFLFGLFMVSAAGPYILQLFDHYVCSGPTLLLLSICQSIVIGWIYGAERFCENIEDMIGYKPLSLIKYCWLYAIPFICTGTLVFSILEYSPLKFNNTYVYPWWAYRIGWFLAISPLTMIPINMILKVSQRKGTLLQRLKKCCQPAGDLPMMMREMEGHCALTPVLDDGKFGSN from the exons ATGTCAGGCTCTCTCTATAGGCAGGACCATACCCAGATGCAGCCTCCTCAAGTCCAGGAGCGAGGACAGTGGGCTACCAAAGCAGAATTTATTCTGACTGTGGCTGGTGCAATTATTGGACTTGGAAATGTGTGGAGGTTTCCGTACCTATGCTACAAGAATGGTGGGG GTGCTTTCTTCATCCCCTACCTACTCTTTCTGGGGACCTGTGGCATTCCTCTGTTCATACTGGAGACGGCACTGGGACAGTACACCAGCCAGGGAGGAATAACATGTTGGAGAAAGGTTTGCCCTTTGTTTGAAG GCATGGGCTATGCCAGCCAAATTATCATTTTTTATGGATCTATAAGCTATATTGTGATCCTGGCATGGGCTTTTCTCTACCTTTTCTCGTCGTTCTCTGGCGAGCTGCCATGGGCCAACTGTAATAACAAGTGGAATACAG ATGCGTGTGTGGTAATAAACAATTATACTACTACTGTGAACTGGACCCTCCCATCGAATACTACATCATCAGTTATAGAATTCTGGCA ACGACGGGTGTTACATATATCAAAAGGAATAGAATCCTTGGGAGATGTGCAGTGGGACCTTTCTCTATGCCTCCTGTTGTCCTGGAGTATCTGCTACTTCTGTGTCTGGAAGGGAGTGAGATCCACAGGAAAG GCAGCTTACTTCACGGCCACATTCCCCTATGTCATGTTGGTGGTGCTGCTGATACGAGGGGTGACCCTTCCTGGAGCCATAGACGGTATCCATTACTACATGTACCCTAATGCTTCACGTCTAGCTGACCCACAG GTTTGGATGGATGCCGGCACCCAAATATTCTATTCCTATGCAGTTTGCCTGGGATATCTGACTACACTTGGGAGCTACAACAAGTACAACAACAACTGTTACAG AGACTCCTTCCTCCTTTGCTTGTTGAATAGTGGGACCAGTTTTGCTTCTGGCTTTGCTATTTTTTCAATTCTGGGCTATATGGCACAAAAACAGGGTGTTGACATTTCCACAGTTGCTGAGTCAG GTCCTGGCTTGGTGTTTATAGTGTACCCACAAGCAGTCACCCTTCTGCCCTTGCCCCAGCTTTGGGCAGTTTGCTTCTTCGCCATGATCCTCCTCTTAGGAATAGATGGCCAG TTTGTGGGCCTCGAGAGCATCATGACTTCTTTATCAGACGTTTACCCCTCTCTGATCCGCAGAAGATATAACCGAGAACTTCTTTTGCTGCTAATTTGTGTCACCTGCTTTCTGTTTGGCCTGTTCATGGTGTCAGCG GCTGGTCCATACATCCTCCAGCTCTTCGATCACTACGTGTGCAGTGGTCCTACTCTCCTGCTGCTGTCAATCTGCCAGTCAATCGTTATCGGATGGATATATG GTGCTGAGCGATTCTGTGAGAACATTGAAGACATGATTGGATATAAACCCCTATCTCTGATCAAGTACTGTTGGCTCTACGCCATCCCTTTTATTTGCACG GGAACATTAGTATTTTCCATCCTGGAGTATAGCCCACTCAAATTCAACAACACGTATGTGTATCCCTGGTGGGCCTACCGGATTGGCTGGTTTCTTGCTATATCACCTCTCACCATGATTCCAATAAACATGATCTTGAAAGTAAGCCAAAGAAAAGGGACTCTCTTGCAG CGCCTGAAGAAATGCTGCCAACCAGCAGGTGACCTCCCCATGATGATGAGAGAAATGGAAGGGCATTGTGCCTTAACACCTGTCCTTGATGATGGAAAATTTGGCAGTAATTAA
- the ppil1 gene encoding peptidyl-prolyl cis-trans isomerase-like 1 — MSGLPPDTWQPPTVALETTMGTVVLELYWKHAPQTCKNFAELARRGYYNNTKFHRIIKDFMVQGGDPTGTGRGGASVYGKQFKDELHLELKFTGAGILAMANAGPDTNGSQFFLTLGPTQWLDGKHTIFGRVCQGMGVLNRIGLVETNNQDRPVDDIKILRSNVAN; from the exons ATGTCGGGGCTACCTCCAGACACATGGCAGCCACCCACAGTGGCGCTGGAGACGAC TATGGGGACCGTTGTACTGGAGCTTTACTGGAAGCATGCCCCCCAGACCTGCAAGAATTTCGCCGAGCTGGCCAGAAGAGGGTACTACAATAACACCAAGTTCCACAGAATCATCAAAGACTTCATGGTGCAAGGTGGAGATCCCACGGGAACAG GGCGAGGTGGAGCCTCCGTATATGGTAAACAGTTTAAAGATGAACTGCATCTGGAGTTAAAATTCACAG gTGCAGGTATTCTGGCGATGGCCAATGCAGGACCAGACACTAATGGGAGCCAGTTTTTCCTTACTCTTGGACCCACTCAGTGGTTGGACGGGAAGCACACTATTTTTGGAAGAGTGTGTCAAGGGATGGGAGTCCTGAACCGCATTGGACTGGTGGAAACTAACAATCAAGATCGACCCGTCGACGATATCAAAATTCTTAGGTCAAATGTAGCTAATTAA